CAGACTGAAAAATGGACAAGAACGACCTAGTACAAAAGGCTAAGCTCGCTGAGCAGGCAGAGCGCTATGACGACATGGCCGGGGCCATGAAGTCTGTGACGGAGCAGGGCGGGGAACTCTCCAACGAGGAGCGCAACCTGCTGTCAGTGGCCTACAAGAACGTGGTGGGGGCACGCCGCTCATCCTGGCGCGTCATCTCCAGCATCGAGCAGAAGACAGAGGGCAACGAGAAGAAGCAGGCCATGGCCAAGGAGTACCGGGAGAAGATTGAGACCGAGCTGCAGGACATCTGCAATGATGTGCTGGTAAGAATAACTTGTGGTCTACCGTGTGAAAGGGGACTTTTTACATTTCTCGCTAGGCAGATATGCTGAGttcaacaacaacacatttcTTTCAGGGACTTCTTGACAAGTACCTAATTGCCAATGCGACTGCAGCTGAGAGCAAGGTTTTCTACCTGAAAATGAAAGGCGACTATTATAGATACCTGTCTGAGGTAGCAGCTGGAGACGCAAAGAAGAGTAAGTAAGCAAGAGTTCATTTAGAGTTACATAAAATGGGACAATGCACCAAATCATATCGTCATGACTCGTGAAACTCCTAATGGATCAGATGTGTGCATAGAGGAATATGTTAAAATATTCTCTATGTGATGAAATGTGCTACCGCACACTAAGTGCATGTTGGAATCATGGCATTGCTCAAACTCATCTCCTTCCTTGTTCCTTTTTAAAGCCACAGTGGATAACTCCCAGCAGGCATACCAGGATGCTTTCGACATAAGCAAGAAGGAGATGCAGCCCACACACCCCATCAGGCTCGGCCTGGCCCTCAACTTCTCTGTGTTCTTCTATGAAATCCTCAACAACCCAGAGAAGGCCTGCACCCTGGCCAAAACGGTGAGAGTGACTTCAAGTGCCAAGTCATGCAGCCTCatcttttacccccaagacaatCAATAGGACAGAGCTTCACTCAAAGCATGCAGAGCCATTGTAGCATGTCTTGTCTTGACAGTTTCTGCATTTGTATGAAGGGACCTTGGCTCTATTTGCAAAAAAATTAATTGGATTTAAAATGGCACCTGTGCTACAGTTATTTCTGCATGCCACTATTTACCCACAATGATTAGTGGCAGTGTACATGTGTATAGTTGAGGAATAGCTGTGTACTGGAATAGCAGGTGGCAGTTTTGCATTCTATTCTTAGTGTAATTTACTCTTTACAGGCATTTGATGAAGCCATCGCTGAACTTGACACCTTAAACGAGGATTCCTACAAAGACAGCACCTTGATCATGCAACTACTAAGGGACAACCTGACTGTAAGTTGTGTTTATGTAATCACATTTTTTTGTATAAATAGTAAATGGTTTGATACATCTTCCTCTTGTATTGTCATTTATTCTATAGTAAGTTCATTGATGGTTCCAGTTATATGCGTCTGTTTGTAAATTGCTATGGCAATGTGTTTTTTTCTCGTTAATTCTAACGTGGAAAGTTCCAAATGCAATTTGGGGAATATAATGTATCAAATCTTTACCTCTTTGCAGCTGTGGACATCGGAAAACCAGGGAGACGAGGGAGAGACCGGAGAAGGAGAAAACTAATGGAATTGCACTGTTAATCCACCTACACTCTTAAACACAAACAGCTTATAAACATCCCCTTCCACTCCATCAGCCCCTCCCCCTTCTGTATGACAAGCAGCCTGAATTGTTCCTGACCAACTAGTTTACCCCTCTCAGGTCACTGAGGCGACAGGGTAATGTTCAGTTGTTAGCAGGTTGTCATTTTGTTTGTGAAAATAATGTGGTTGTATTGAGTAGCGAGTCCATGTTTGTGTGCGCGCGTGCTAGATCATATGTCTGTGCGCCTGTGTGTATGACTGTTTGTGTTGGGGGCCGGGGGGTTGTGAATTCTAATCATCCTTCATTTCTTTGTCCTACCTAGCTGGTTAAACATTtttcattcttttttttttatGGTCATTTTTTTTTAGTGTGATTCGTCATGGTATTTGAAGGTTTTATCTTATGGTTATTAAACTGGCAGTTAATTTTCACCTAACACTGTGATGCTAAGTGTTGCATTTTCTTCCCCACTCCACTATTGCTTGCTTTTGAAGTTCTGACACGCAGTACAATCCTGTATTTAACTAACAGTGCAATTCTGCTGTCTGCTCATACAGAAAGGAGGCAGGCTATATTGTGACACTGGCATCTGGGTGTTTTGCTCTAATCATGATCACAATTTTAACGGTTTGATTAAGGGGCCCCTTCGTTCGCCATGTTAGATTTCCTCCATAAGACATTCCACCAGAATTATATTAGGCATTCTGAAAGGCAGAACTCTTTTTGAACAAATTGTGGATTATTGTCCTAGTGGTGTAACTCACGGTTCAAGATCAAGCGCTGCTTGAACTCGGTACAATGAAAATTTTATGTGCTTAAATGTACCTTGTATTTTGCAAGATTGACTATCATCTTTCTGTAAAACCTACAGTAACCTTTTTCAACGTTAATTGAAAATGTCTTATCACACTGTATCAACCCTGCTTGCAAAATATTCCTCTTAAAGCGGTTGTTTTCTCCAATGTTTCTGTGCCtgggtttctctcctgtctcttatgGATACTTTGTTTCAGACTGCCAAAAAGTTCAAATTAATCTTAGACCAATCAAGAGTCTTCATTCAATTCTCATGTTTTAGAATCTAAAACGTATGAATCAAGGTTTGTAAAGGTAACGAACGGTATAATGTCATACTTCTGCTTACTTGCCCCTGAACATTACTGCTTTGAAAATGACCCTCAGAAGGAATTGCTGTCCAATTTATCGGGCTTGTTTGACAGTGCAGGTGATTGCTGACAGACTGATCTATGAAGAAACTTGCATCATCAATAAGTTACTTATTATTTATAGATCAGTTTATGCATTCATTATGGTTTTGATCCTCTTGAACACGGCCATTGTGAAGCATCAGATTGGAGGCCCAACCCATACCACAACCCAAGTAAGAAGCAGTGTCACAATACCATGCATCCCACATAGAGTAAGACACGACTACATATGTCAGTCTGTTTTCTTAAAGATGCACCACATACTGAGTATAacatatttaactaggcaagtcagttaagaataaattattatttacaatgacagcctacttcatccaaacccggacgatactgggccaattgtgcgccgccctatgggactcccaatcacagccagatgtgatacagcctggatttgaaccaggtactataagtgacgcctcttgcactgagatgcagtgcaatAGACCACTCGGGAGTTAAAATCCTCTGAATATATAAAAAGGCAATTGGTGAATGTGGAACAGCCTTTCTTGCTTTGTTTTTACTGAGCAGTATTCTTGTAGATATGTCTTTTAAACCATCCTAGTTTCACTTACTGTACATATTTAGGAAACTGAAAAGTTGTTTAAGGTAAAGGTCATCTTTATTTTAACAATATTTACAAAGTAAATTGTTGTACAATTCCCAAATTATTGAATGTAGATGTAAATCAAAATGTGTGTAGTCAAGTCAGGGCAACCCCACACTCCAGCAAAGTGTGTTTTGCCAATGaagtacaggtaactgccaaaataaaggaaacaccaacatagtatCTTAATAGGGCTTTGTGCCACCATGAGCCGCCAGAACTTCAATGTGCCTTGGAATACATTCATACACACCCATAGAATTAGTCATTTAATCAAATCTCTATAGTGACACCATTCGGAATTCCATCATTTGGAGTATTGTTGATGGAAAATGCTGTTTCAGGAGCTCCTCCAGAATCTCCCTGCCCATCCTGAGACCCCTCCTTTCagagtcactgagatctcttctatTCATATTTGCCGAAATAATGGGCCACTGGACATTTTTATgtatgaccctaagcatgatgggatgttaaattgattaattaactcaggaaccacacctgtgtggaagcgtCTGCTTCGTATCCCTCATTTTCTTACGTGTTTTTTATTTTGGCATTTACCTGAATATAAACTGTTTACATCATTGGTTTTAACTCTTCATTTAATTGTTGAAACAAATGTTTGGTCTTTGCAAAGTGCAAATTAACAGTGGTCAATTTCACACTTCGCTAGCCTAGATATATACTTCAAAAGTATGCAAAATTGAGTGGCGGGACgagttttgttgttttttgaatCCCAGAATGTAGCTTTTCAATAACATGGACTACTTTTTCACGCGGAGGATTAGTCGGGCCGTGTCATTATCATAGTTTATAAATAGGTCATTGAAGAATATTCATGGTCGCGGAGTGAAAAGGCAGGTGTTTCACGGCAATTATCAAattaaaacaaacattttacTAAGTTTTAGGCCAGAACTTTTTAAATTAAAGAATTTGAGTTGTTTCCACCTTGGCCAATTCAATAAGGTAAGACATTCTACAATAATATCTGtataaatgtatttttactgcaaTTTATTTCAATTTCCATTAACGTTAGTGATGCTGGGTTTGATTGGCAATTACTAACTTCTTGGCTAGTAGCTAAAGTAGCTGGCATTGTATGTTAGCAAACACATTGGGTTTCAAACAAATGCCGAACTCTTTGATGGTTTACACTAACGTTAACTTACTGCCTTCTACAACTCAGTAGTCTGTTTCAACTACTAAGCGGCTaaaatagctagctaacatttaaTGTTAGTTAGCAAGGCTGTGATGTGTCAAGGATAGACCGTACACCTGTTGTAATGATCCAATCTTTTAGGTTTACTTGTTTTAAGACGAGATAATACAAATGTACTGGCATCTAACTAACTAGCGAAGTTAATAGGTCGCTACTTTAGGTAACTGGAGAATCCATGTCAAACCTTTACACTCCCAGTGGTGGCCATGTGAGAGCAGAAATACTCATACTATCATGTTAAATAGCTAAAGTAAACTTTGGTGATCGTCATCGTGAGGTTGTCATTGTTGTGTAACAATAGTGAAGTTTTTATGGAAGGTCAGGTGTTAGTATAGACTCCACAACTAGTTCAGACAGAACTGAGTTGCCCTAAAAACGCCTTGATTGGCCATCCTGATCCTCAACTGGTGAACTCCATTATGTGACCCCTCCCCTCACAGCCACTCAaagtttgttttatttatttgcacCAAAGAAAACAAGCGATAGACAACAATACAGATACTAAATAAATAATGGGTGTAGTTGGAAACCCAAGTGCTTATATGAAAACCACACTACAAACAGACCGTGTGTCTCAAGTGCCAAAGGTCAGATAACCTAACTAGCCTACACACTTTGTAGGCAACTTCATATAATACAGAAGTcaatgaaaaccaggtgttttaataGGCATATGCTTACTTTGATTTTTACCTTACGCTGATTAAGATGAGATGTTTACATGACTATTTCATACTCTGCCTACTGCCGTAATCAGTTTAATATCGAATTATCACTGCACATGTAAACGTGCTGGCTGTTAGATTTTGTTGTCTGCCAGTTTCACCCCCTCCCTCTATGATCTTCACTATCTCTGTCTGCAGGATGAACAGCAGTGGTCAGTCATACCCATTGGCCTCCCTCTACGTAGGGGATCTGCATCCTGACGTCACAGAGGCTATGCTCTACCAGAAGTTCTCTCCTGCTGGGCCCATCACATCCATCCGTGTCTGCCGTGATGTCATCACTCGCAGGTCCCTAGGATACGCATACATCAACTTCCAGCAACCCGCTGATGGTAATATTATTTTTGTGATCAGATTTTTACTCTGTATCAATCATGGATAAAGTGATAAGCTGATGGCAACTCGCACCATATGAGAGTTCTCTTAATTAGAGCCACTCCAAAGGTCAACTACATTAAAGTAGCTATTTGCTTTGATCAAGGGGATTTCAAGAATAATCCTGCTAATGGATTAATATTCCAATGAATACACAACTTAAATCCTATATTAGGTTATTAATGGACGTGTGTGATTAGCAGATGTCTGATGCTGTATTTCTCTTTATACGTGTCATTTTTTTCCCAGCGGAATGTGCTCTGGATACAATGAACTATGAGGTCCTCAAGGGTAGGCCTATCAGAATAATGTGGTCTCAGCGCGACCCAGGGCTACGGAAGTCAGGAGTTGGAAACATTTTTATCAAGAACATGGACGAGTCCATtgacaacaaggccctgtatgaCACATTCTCAGCCTTTGGGAATATTCTGTCTTGCAAGGTAGACATTGCATTCTTGTCTTTGAGTGTTTGGGCATAATTGATCTGTACATCATTTCTAACATGCACTTTTCATTTCAGGTAGTGTGTGATGAGAATGGCTCCAAAGGCTACGGCTTTGTTCACTTTGAAACCCAAGAGGCAGCCAATCGTGCCATTGATACCATGAATGGAATGCTATTGAATGACCGGAAAGTGTGAGTGAACAAATTCCTACCAAGAGCTGTTTATTCTATCTGTAAGGTACCTTTTTTTCTTCCCTATTTTATTTACATTTCTTTCAAACAATATATAAACCACCTTGAATTTAGTGAGATGTAAGTAGGGGAAGTGCAAAGGAAATCTGTAatggttagggaggaggagggactattGATTTGGTCAACGCTGTATCATTCTCAGACAGTGATGCACGTTTTTGCAGATAACATTTTCATATTCTTTGCTCAGGCTAGAGACAGGTAGTGACTCTGGCATTGCAGACCCAAAGGCCCATTTCCTGGGGGGGAAATGTCAGTTGTCCACGATTAGGTGAGGGAAATGGTAGACCtttgttcctgtcctgtcctttattcaaattgttttttttaaatgtttggtcTGTTGACCACAAAGTTGAGACTTGCAAGACTTTCTAAATTAAGCTATGAAAAAGCATAGGCAGCAGATTATCATTCAGCAGTTCAATAATTACAAGTAGTGCTGTTTATCAAGGTGAGAAAATCATTAAGTCTCCACACTGATATTCTGGGATGTGGAGCAGTTTGTTTGATATTTTGTAACAAGACTGATTGTAGTTTTATATTTCTCTTTCTCAACTGTCCCTGGTGACGGGTGTGGTTCAGTTTTGTTGGCCACTTTAAGTCCCATAAGGAGCGACAGGCTGAGTTTGGGGCCAAAGCCATGAAGTTCACCAATGTGTACATCAAGAACTTTGGCGACGACTATAGTGATGAGAAACTCCAGGAGGTCTTCTCTGCATTTGGTAAGAACATCCTGAAAGTAGGACATATGAC
Above is a genomic segment from Oncorhynchus gorbuscha isolate QuinsamMale2020 ecotype Even-year linkage group LG10, OgorEven_v1.0, whole genome shotgun sequence containing:
- the LOC124045643 gene encoding 14-3-3 protein beta/alpha-2, producing the protein MDKNDLVQKAKLAEQAERYDDMAGAMKSVTEQGGELSNEERNLLSVAYKNVVGARRSSWRVISSIEQKTEGNEKKQAMAKEYREKIETELQDICNDVLGLLDKYLIANATAAESKVFYLKMKGDYYRYLSEVAAGDAKKTTVDNSQQAYQDAFDISKKEMQPTHPIRLGLALNFSVFFYEILNNPEKACTLAKTAFDEAIAELDTLNEDSYKDSTLIMQLLRDNLTLWTSENQGDEGETGEGEN